In Opitutaceae bacterium, the sequence TCCTGGACGCTTCTGGGATTTCCGCTCGCTCGGACACGGAGACATCCGCTTCGAGGACGTGATCGTCGCACTGAACGACGTTGGTTACCGCGGTCCGCTCTCCGTTGAGTGGGAGGACATCCGCATGGACCGCGTGCACGGAGCGACCGAGGCAGCGGCCTTCGTTCGCAAGACGGACTTTCCATCCAGCACGCTCGCCTTCGACGCGGCATTCGACAAGAAGAACCAGTAATTTTCATCCCATGAGCATCAAAGTAGGAATCATCGGCGCGGGCGGCATGCTTCGCTATCACGCAGCGGGCTTTCGCGCCGCTGGAGCGGAAGTCGTCGCCGTGGCCGACACAAACGTCGAGGCCGCCAAACGGGTTGCCGAACGCGAGAAGATCGCCGCGCATTTCGCCGATCCGGCGGAAATGTTGAAGGTGCGCGAGATCGACGCCGTCTCGATCATCGTGCCCAACAAGTTTCACGCGCCGCTCTCCATCCAGGCGCTGAAGGCGGGCAAGCATGTGTTCTGCGAGAAGCCTCCGGCAATGAATGCACGGGAGGCGCAAGCCATGGCAGCGGCCGCCAGGGCCGCCAAACGCACCCTGATGTTCAACTTCAACAATCGTGCGCGCCCGGAATCCTACGCCATGCAGGATTACATCGCCCAGGGAGCGGTCGGCCGGATCAATTCCGCGCAGGCAAAATGGATCCGTCGCACCGGAATCCCGGGCTTCGGCGGCTGGTTCACCAACAAGGCGATGTCCGGCGGGGGGCCGTTGATCGATCTGCTTCACATGCTCGATCTGTCGCTCCACTTCATGGGCTACCCGGAGCCGGAATGGGTGCTCGCCCAGACGTTCAACGACTTCATCCAGGACAAGAGCTTCAAAGGCCCATGGGGAATCCCGGATGTCGCCAAGGGCGTGACCGATGTGGAAAACGCCTGCCATGGCATGATTCGCTTCAAGTCCGGCCAGGTCGTGACCCTGCAGATTTCCTGGGCGGAAATGGTCAGGAATGAGGAGGTTTCGGTGACCTTCCAGGGCACCAAGGGCGGCGGTCTGGTGCGGCGTCTCTTCGGTGTCGATGGACTCGACAACACCTCGATCGATGCGTGC encodes:
- a CDS encoding Gfo/Idh/MocA family oxidoreductase, whose amino-acid sequence is MSIKVGIIGAGGMLRYHAAGFRAAGAEVVAVADTNVEAAKRVAEREKIAAHFADPAEMLKVREIDAVSIIVPNKFHAPLSIQALKAGKHVFCEKPPAMNAREAQAMAAAARAAKRTLMFNFNNRARPESYAMQDYIAQGAVGRINSAQAKWIRRTGIPGFGGWFTNKAMSGGGPLIDLLHMLDLSLHFMGYPEPEWVLAQTFNDFIQDKSFKGPWGIPDVAKGVTDVENACHGMIRFKSGQVVTLQISWAEMVRNEEVSVTFQGTKGGGLVRRLFGVDGLDNTSIDACELYTQENGRSVNRSIIVPADETMGRNRSAANFIAAIEGVERPLNTPEQAVALMKIIDATYKSASSGKPVRIPV